The Ascochyta rabiei chromosome 5, complete sequence genome has a segment encoding these proteins:
- a CDS encoding tRNA(Ala)(adenine(37)) deaminase has product MTPHPDAIADCVLSAFAQLPEKRKPRPRSDGSREWVPMSGIVLANDGRLSCVSLGTGMKCLPHNKLSAANGNILHDWHAEVVAVRTFNRFLLDECLLISTPPFAHSSFIRQRSTSERSEHEPQPFTIRENVQIHMYCSEAPCGDASMELTMDAQEDATPWTSAPPTISAASDGNGVPAEGAGALRGRSNFSLLGAVRCKPSRPDAPPTLSKSCTDKLTMKQAVSLLSSVTSTLLSPTNAYIHSLILPESQYVPAACERAFSRTGRLKSLTDETIQSWKGGYRWQPMTVRPTKREFVWSRRSVAVSDKAVASNLSAAWTPAWQETLIGGVLQGRKQLDPRGASSICRRRVWSLAVQIAGLAGRPAVLEALTKSTYGDVKASALLTSRRTVKNDTQVQALGGWVQNTGDSSFPSS; this is encoded by the exons ATGACACCGCACCCAGATGCCATTGCCGACTGCGTGCTGTCGGCCTTTGCCCAGCTGCCAGAGAAGCGCAAGCCACGGCCGCGCAGCGATGGCTCGCGCGAGTGGGTGCCGATGAGCGGCATTGTCTTAGCCAACG ATGGCAGGCTCTCATGCGTCTCCTTGGG GACGGGCATGAAATGTCTGCCCCACAACAAGCTCTCTGCAGCCAACGGCAACATCCTCCACGACTGGCATGCTGAAGTCGTTGCCGTCCGCACATTCAACCGCTTCTTGCTGGACGAGTGCTTACTCATATCGACACCCCCCTTTGCCCACTCCAGCTTCATCCGCCAACGGTCGACTTCAGAGCGTTCTGAACATGAGCCCCAACCATTTACCATCCGTGAAAATGTGCAAATCCACATGTACTGCTCCGAAGCGCCCTGCGGTGACGCCAGCATGGAGCTGACCATGGACGCTCAAGAAGACGCAACGCCATGGACCAGCGCGCCGCCAACCATCTCGGCCGCCTCCGACGGCAACGGAGTACCGGCAGAGGGTGCAGGAGCACTTCGAGGCCGCTCCAACTTCTCCCTCCTCGGCGCCGTCCGCTGCAAACCCTCTCGTCCAGACGCCCCACCAACCCTCAGCAAGTCCTGCACCGACAAGCTCACCATGAAGCAAGCAGtctctctcctctcctccgTAACATCGACTTTGTTGTCTCCCACGAATGCATACATCCACTCTCTCATCCTCCCCGAATCGCAGTACGTGCCTGCAGCGTGCGAGCGCGCTTTCTCTCGGACAGGGCGATTGAAGAGCCTCACGGACGAGACCATCCAAAGCTGGAAGGGGGGCTACCGATGGCAGCCCATGACTGTCAGGCCCACAAAGCGAGAGTTCGTGTGGAGTCGACGGAGCGTCGCCGTGAGCGACAAGGCCGTCGCGAGCAACCTCAGCGCGGCATGGACGCCCGCGTGGCAGGAAACGCTGATTGGCGGCGTCCTGCAGGGGCGGAAGCAGTTGGATCCACGGGGCGCGAGCAGCATCTGCCGGCGCCGAGTATGGAGTCTCGCGGTGCAGATTGCGGGTCTCGCCGGTAGGCCGGCCGTACTCGAAGCGCTCACAAAGAGCACGTACGGCGACGTCAAGGCAAGCGCACTTCTGACCTCACGACGCACCGTCAAGAACGACACGCAAGTGCAAGCTCTCGGCGGCTGGGTGCAGAACACTGGAGATTCCTCGTTTCCCTCATCGTAG
- a CDS encoding ATP-dependent DNA helicase yku80, giving the protein MAGKEATIYILDLGASMGEKRHGRDLTDLDWALEYVWDKITTTVATGRKTALMSVIGCRTDESNLNGVMEEAEGYENITVFSELKHATQNKAGKPLKYDRRIIIVTDGRGEMDDGDLDDIAMKIKDIDAPIELVLLGLDFDDTDYGYEEEDKNDAKANNEEVLKSFVESCNGNFGTLAEAIEQLNIPRLKQTRPIPSFKGQLTLGGPADKFDATLTIDVERYPCTMLAKPPTASSFVVRTDLGGAGPSDQSPATIVGEDHPMSDLAAVRHQRGYQIDDPNEPGIKKNVEMEELEKGYEYGRTAVHIAESDFNVVKLETDPSLQLVGFAREEEFERYLPMSRTNYIVPQRMNQQAQLALSSFIHALHEGGLYAVARLVTKENKPPVMVLLSPRIEPDFECLIDVELPFEEDMRRYKFPPLDRKLTVSGKVITEHKDLPNMDLTAAMDAYVDAMDLSTFAEDEDGNADEYAKPEDTYAPLVHRINHIVKWRSTHPNPTLTIPDPPSVLTKYSAPPADLVKHSSKALESLKMAADVKKIPLKVKGRGKRQRSEHDKPISGLDVDALLGNPTQVNIDPENLVPSFKQALAVTDDLAAIQSAANAMAKEIRGLVRNSVGESAYGRALEALSVMRDELTELEEPEMYNEFVREFKKELLNDTLNGDRREMWWRVRGSRYGLIDERRSLVSDVTEKEADEFYKA; this is encoded by the exons ATGGCGGGTAAGGAAGCGACGATATACATTCTCGATCTGGGGGCATCGATGGGCGAGAAGCGTCATGGACGTGATCTCACAGATCTCGACTGGGCACTTGAATATGTATGGGACAAGATTACGACTACA GTTGCGACAGGCAGGAAGACAGCGCTCATGAGTGTGATTGGGTGTCGCACGGATGAATCAAATCTGAACGGTGTTATGGAAGAAGCTGAGGGCTACGAAAACATCACGGTGTTCTCCGAGCTGAAACA CGCAACCCAAAACAAAGCTGGCAAGCCGCTTAAATACGATCGCCGAATCATCATAGTGACTGATGGGAGAGGTGAGATGGATGATGGCGATCTAGATGACATAGCGATGAAGATCAAGGATATCGATGCGCCAATCGAGCTTGTGCTTCTCGGCCTCGACTTCGACGATACAGACTACGGCTATGAAGAAGAGGACAAGAATGACGCGAAG GCGAACAACGAAGAAGTGCTGAAGAGCTTCGTCGAGAGTTGCAATGGTAATTTTGGTACTCTAGCAGAAGCAATCGAGCAGCTCAACATCCCGCGCCTAAAGCAGACACGGCCGATACCCAGCTTCAAGGGCCAGCTCACTCTTGGAGGCCCGGCAGATAAATTCGATGCAACTCTCACTATTGACGTAGAACGGTATCCCTGCACGATGCTTGCCAAGCCACCGACAGCGAGCTCCTTCGTCGTACGAACAGATCTGGGCGGGGCCGGCCCAAGCGATCAATCTCCGGCCACCATAGTTGGAGAAGACCACCCTATGAGCGACCTGGCGGCTGTGCGACATCAGCGTGGCTACCAAATCGACGACCCCAACGAACCAGGCATTAAGAAGAATGTCGAGATGGAAGAGCTAGAAAAGGGCTACGAGTATGGCAGAACAGCAGTTCACATCGCTGAATCTGACTTCAACGTCGTAAAGCTGGAAACAGATCCGTCACTGCAGCTTGTTGGCTttgctagggaagaggaaTTCGAACGCTACCTTCCCATGAGCCGTACGAACTACATCGTACCTCAGAGAATGAACCAGCAAGCTCAGCTCGCGCTATCGTCTTTCATACACGCTCTGCACGAAGGTGGCCTGTACGCTGTTGCACGCCTGGTCACCAAGGAGAACAAGCCTCCAGTCATGGTTCTCCTGTCGCCACGCATCGAGCCGGACTTTGAATGTTTGATCGATGTAGAGTTGCCTTTCGAGGAAGACATGCGACGGTATAAGTTTCCGCCTCTAGACCGAAAGCTTACTGTAAGCGGGAAGGTCATCACAGAACACAAGGATCTTCCCAACATGGATCTAACAGCTGCAATGGACGCCTATGTCGATGCCATGGACCTGTCCACATTCGCAGAAGACGAGGATGGCAACGCCGACGAATACGCGAAGCCAGAAGACACATATGCACCCCTCGTCCACCGCATCAACCATATCGTGAAATGGCGCTCAACTCACCCTAATCCAACCCTCACCATCCCCGACCCGCCCTCGGTACTTACGAAATATTCTGCGCCACCTGCAGATCTTGTTAAGCACTCCAGCAAAGCTCTTGAATCCCTGAAAATGGCCGCAGACGTAAAGAAGATTCCACTCAAAGTCAAAGGCCGTGGCAAGCGTCAGCGCTCTGAGCATGATAAACCTATCTCAGGGCTCGATGTTGATGCGCTGTTGGGAAATCCAACACAAGTCAACATCGATCCTGAGAATCTTGTTCCGAGTTTCAAACAGGCACTTGCTGTCACCGACGACCTGGCGGCTATACAGTCCGCTGCTAATGCCATGGCGAAGGAGATCCGGGGTTTGGTGAGGAACAGTGTGGGTGAAAGTGCTTATGGAAGGGCATTGGAAGCTTTGAGTGTGATGAGAGATGAGCTTACTGAGCTTGAGGAGCCGGAGATGTATAACGAATTCGTGCGTGAGTTCAAGAAGGAGCTCCTGAATGACACACTGAATGGAGACCGAAGAGAGATGTGGTGGAGGGTCAGGGGAAGTCGGTACGGGCTGATCGATGAGAGGCGATCCCTTGTCAGCGACGTCACAGAGAAAGAGGCGGATGAGTTCTACAAGGCGTAA
- a CDS encoding Glucan 1,3-beta-glucosidase translates to MKGFLQKAKAEWKDFSQRDSQPGVQHDQQQVPPSHSPPTGHQNNCGINEPTALDVLRYRYHHGTNLGSVYVVERWLQPSRFPEGAEGSSELAAVRAWVDREGIDCARQKFERHWSSIVTDAALGWLVKEAKCTTIRLPIGYYDLPGPEFTRGTPFEPYAQVYCGAWNSIRALINRLRERSIGVMLDLHALPGGANAQEHSGTNSGRAEFWHSDSNRALGIHCAQFLAREARSGLDIAGIQLVNEAEWESHRMYEWYDEAVAAISAIDPSVPVIISDGWNFDKAIEYSLRTNSVYTERPKAPVVVDTHFYWAFTDTDRKKSPRQIIQEVGTKLAQLDGKEGSVIDRGAVQTIVGEYSCVLTEDSWAKSNGVAKEELVKQFGEAQSRRYQQRTGGSYFWTWKMDWMPGGEWGFKAQTDARNIVPPQHAALSSDERAERLTRAKSEQGGRKQQALQQHVSYWNQADPNGAYEHEKYEYGWHVGYSDAMAFFEGRGTQGDGIGMLELWVLKRIRESGYRGGFTWLFEQGLRKGISDFVDVVGNGCSAL, encoded by the coding sequence ATGAAAGGCTTCCTCCAGAAAGCCAAGGCTGAGTGGAAGGACTTCTCGCAGCGTGACTCTCAGCCTGGAGTTCAGCATGATCAGCAACAGGTCCCGCCTAGTCACTCTCCGCCTACAGGACATCAAAACAATTGTGGTATCAACGAACCTACAGCTCTTGACGTGTTGCGATATCGTTACCATCATGGGACCAACTTGGGCTCCGTCTACGTGGTCGAAAGATGGCTCCAGCCGTCTCGATTTCCTGAAGGCGCTGAGGGTTCGAGCGAGCTTGCAGCTGTTAGAGCGTGGGTCGACAGGGAAGGTATCGACTGCGCCAGGCAGAAGTTTGAGCGGCACTGGTCCAGTATTGTGACTGATGCGGCCCTTGGATGGCTAGTCAAAGAGGCTAAGTGTACAACCATTCGCCTGCCCATCGGCTACTATGATCTGCCTGGTCCCGAGTTCACTCGAGGCACGCCGTTCGAACCCTACGCTCAAGTATATTGCGGTGCATGGAACAGTATTCGCGCTCTCATCAACAGGCTGCGAGAGCGCTCGATCGGTGTCATGCTCGATCTTCATGCACTTCCCGGCGGTGCAAATGCGCAAGAGCACTCTGGCACGAACAGTGGTCGCGCCGAGTTCTGGCATTCGGACTCAAACCGTGCCTTGGGTATACATTGCGCGCAGTTCCTTGCCCGTGAAGCCAGATCGGGACTCGACATAGCTGGCATCCAGCTCGTCAACGAAGCTGAATGGGAGTCTCACCGTATGTACGAATGGTACGACGAGGCTGTCGCCGCCATATCTGCCATCGATCCAAGCGTTCCTGTCATCATCTCCGACGGATGGAATTTTGATAAAGCAATCGAATACTCGCTTCGGACGAACTCCGTCTACACTGAGCGGCCGAAAGCTCCGGTCGTTGTTGATACGCACTTCTACTGGGCTTTCACGGATACTGATAGAAAAAAGTCGCCTCGACAAATCATCCAGGAAGTCGGAACGAAATTGGCCCAGCTCGACGGCAAAGAGGGCTCAGTCATCGATCGCGGCGCTGTTCAGACCATTGTCGGCGAATACTCTTGTGTGTTGACCGAGGACTCTTGGGCAAAAAGCAACGGAGTGGCAAAAGAAGAGCTTGTAAAACAGTTCGGCGAAGCACAGAGTAGGCGTTACCAGCAGCGTACTGGCGGGAGCTACTTCTGGACATGGAAAATGGACTGGATGCCCGGTGGAGAATGGGGCTTCAAGGCCCAGACAGATGCAAGAAACATCGTACCTCCTCAGCATGCTGCTCTGTCTTCAGATGAACGAGCAGAACGTTTAACCAGGGCAAAGTCAGAACAAGGCGGGCGTAAGCAACAGGCGCTCCAGCAACATGTGAGTTACTGGAATCAGGCGGACCCCAATGGCGCCTACGAGCATGAAAAGTACGAGTACGGCTGGCACGTAGGCTACTCAGACGCGATGGCTTTCTTCGAAGGACGTGGCACACAAGGTGACGGGATTGGTATGCTGGAGCTGTGGGTGCTCAAGAGGATTAGGGAAAGTGGATACAGAGGTGGTTTCACATGGCTGTTTGAACAAGGACTACGGAAAGGTATCAGCGACTTCGTTGACGTGGTTGGTAATGGATGTTCGGCACTTTAA
- a CDS encoding Mediator of RNA polymerase II transcription subunit 31 → MAPAHETADVPRTGGYTRFELELEFVQCLANPVYLNFLATQKMYEKPEFVAYLGYLQYFKDPKYAKFLHHPAPTLRALELLQQERFRREILNPGLMNKLVVEGQRNAVPGQQN, encoded by the exons ATGGCCCCTGCCCACGAGACCGCTGACGTACCGCGAACGGGTGGTTACACTCGCTTCGAGCTCGAACTCGAG TTCGTGCAGTGTCTTGCCAATCCAGTCTATCTCAATTTTCTGGCCACGCAGAAAATGTACGAGAAGCCCGAGTTCGTGGCCTACCTTGGCTATCTGCAGTACTTCAAGGATCCTAAATACGCAAAGTTTCTGCA CCACCCTGCGCCCACGCTCCGAGCGCTAGAGCTGCTGCAGCAGGAGCGCTTTCGCCGCGAGATACTCAACCCTGGTCTCATGAACAAACTTGTCGTTGAGGGCCAAAGGAATGCAGTGCCAGGCCAGCAAAACTGA